tcgattatttatttataatgtAAGTTATtttattagtttttttttcattgttgaattgatttttattttcaaatcattacagtcaccatcatcattgtacaATCAATTCATACGACCATTGACATTGTCAGGTATTCAATTACGATCGgtttcacaatcatcatcatcatcatcaacaacgtcTCCAGGTGTTGAACTTCAAACACGAATCAAcgaattattgaataaatcatttcCAGATGCACAAGAAATTATTGTTAAAGATATAAGCGGTGGTTGTGGTTCAATGTTTGAAGTATATGTTGCATCTATGGATTTTCAAGGAATGTCCAAAGTGAAACAACATTTAACCGTTTCGAATGtgagtttcattttttttaattagaaaaaataatatctttttcaataaaaaattttttttttttgcagattttaaaaaatgaaattcgagATATGCACGGAATACGAATATTCACCGAAGTGCCACCGAAATCCGATCtatgattttatttaaattttaacgaaaaaaaaaatccactgACCAACCAACGAAACGGAgcctgatttttttttcaatgctcaaataataaaacagaTTAATCTTTTTCCTTTTCCGATCGAATTTATCCACATcccattttcaaacaaaaataatatatagcTGTGATGATTAGTAAATGTGGATTTgcttgaatgaaaaatgaaagtaTACTTgctatttttaaattaataaatcaatgtTCAACCGGTAAATATCATGTGGTGCTCTGAGAgattgtctgttttttttccattgttttgaCCATCactattgaaaatgaacttTCGACCGCTTGTCACTTggtcatgtgtgtgtgtgtgtgtgtgtgtcgaatcatttccattgtgttggatgataaaattttttcttttcttttcatttcacattcattcggCCAATCATGTCTATAATAggaagaagaaaacaaatttttaccTTAACAATGATTAACGTGtattgtatttgtttgtttgtttgtttggtttgatgaaaagaaaaaagcctttctttttttcaaatgacatcatcaatttgatgatcatgcaTGACATCAaaagatcatcatctcatatattatgaatcatcaatgaaaatacatACATAGTTTTCATCGTAGATGGCGTTGTTTTAAAGGAAACTGTT
This is a stretch of genomic DNA from Dermatophagoides farinae isolate YC_2012a chromosome 2, ASM2471394v1, whole genome shotgun sequence. It encodes these proteins:
- the LOC124496136 gene encoding bolA-like protein 3; protein product: MLNRLFIYNSPSSLYNQFIRPLTLSGIQLRSVSQSSSSSSTTSPGVELQTRINELLNKSFPDAQEIIVKDISGGCGSMFEVYVASMDFQGMSKVKQHLTVSNILKNEIRDMHGIRIFTEVPPKSDL